One stretch of Microvirga lotononidis DNA includes these proteins:
- the rpsG gene encoding 30S ribosomal protein S7, which translates to MSRRHSAEKREIIPDPKFGDIVVTKFMNSIMYDGKKSAAESIVYGAFDSIESRAKANPLEVFKQALDNVAPAIEVRSRRVGGATYQVPVEVRTERRQALAIRWIIQAARGRNDKTMVERLSAELLDASNNRGNAVKKREDTHRMAEANRAFSHYRW; encoded by the coding sequence ATGTCCCGCCGCCACAGCGCTGAGAAGCGTGAGATCATCCCGGATCCGAAGTTCGGGGATATCGTCGTCACCAAGTTCATGAATTCCATCATGTACGACGGCAAGAAGTCCGCTGCCGAGAGCATCGTCTACGGTGCCTTCGACAGCATCGAGAGCCGTGCGAAGGCGAACCCCCTCGAGGTGTTCAAGCAGGCCCTCGACAACGTCGCTCCTGCGATCGAGGTTCGTTCCCGCCGCGTCGGCGGTGCGACCTATCAGGTCCCGGTCGAAGTTCGTACCGAGCGCCGTCAGGCTCTGGCGATCCGCTGGATCATCCAGGCCGCTCGCGGTCGGAACGACAAGACCATGGTCGAGCGTCTCTCCGCCGAGTTGCTCGACGCCTCCAACAACCGCGGCAACGCCGTGAAGAAGCGCGAAGACACCCACCGTATGGCGGAAGCCAACCGTGCGTTCTCGCACTACCGCTGGTAA
- the rpsL gene encoding 30S ribosomal protein S12, with translation MPTISQLIRKPRTAQKSRNKVPALEACPQKRGVCTRVYTTTPKKPNSALRKVAKVRLTNGFEVIGYIPGEGHNLQEHSVVMIRGGRVKDLPGVRYHILRGVLDTQGVKNRKQRRSKYGAKRPK, from the coding sequence ATGCCAACGATCTCTCAGCTGATCCGCAAGCCGCGGACGGCGCAAAAGAGCCGGAACAAGGTTCCCGCGCTTGAGGCCTGCCCGCAGAAGCGTGGCGTGTGCACGCGCGTTTATACGACGACCCCGAAGAAGCCGAACTCGGCTCTCCGTAAGGTCGCCAAGGTTCGTCTGACGAACGGGTTCGAAGTCATCGGGTACATCCCGGGTGAAGGTCACAACCTTCAGGAGCACTCCGTGGTCATGATCCGCGGCGGCCGTGTGAAGGACCTTCCGGGTGTGCGCTATCACATCCTCCGCGGTGTCCTCGACACCCAGGGCGTGAAGAATCGTAAGCAGCGTCGTTCGAAGTACGGCGCGAAGCGGCCGAAGTAA